Proteins encoded by one window of Pecten maximus chromosome 15, xPecMax1.1, whole genome shotgun sequence:
- the LOC117343859 gene encoding uncharacterized protein LOC117343859: MADRKENKDSTIVKGGKRYCLLCSNYGGKICEDGTVIKLHCIPSGDSTDQKSRRSLWIQKIKLVRPDSPISSNSRLCNLHFENNICKQGSIPTKLNLATPRKIVLPRRPLVRHSEVENTENITCEDTSCISISSLSLKESKETQTDHIAGETVYVQTSEVNANDNATQTPLNDNSKCMKSSASQTFVPIFKPEAIENDDEKTRYYTGYPNYATFLLFFTTFCKYGAEKLTYWEGGKRTTLHAENRKYSHPNTEKPGKKRSLRPVDEFFMVCLKLRHGLRQEFLADLFCVSVMTVSRTINTWINFMFDHMQSLIPWPSREQILSNLPKHFTEMTQVRIVIDATEFFCEKPGNLEAQFLTWSEYKHHNTFKVLIGVAPNGLVTFVSRIWGGHASDRHIVQKDGDLFLPKLEPGDVILADKGFTVGDLLPAHIGLNMPPFVSSSCQMSVQEFFKTQQIAAPRIVVEMKMEQIKNFKILQSVLPINEVHLAEQIIMICCAMTNLYEPLLK; the protein is encoded by the exons ATGGCTGATCGAAAGGAAAATAAAG ATTCTACCATTGTCAAGGGAGGAAAAAGATATTGTTTACTCTGTTCCAACTATGGAGGCAAAATTTGTGAAGATGGTACAGTGATAAAGCTACATTGCATTCCATCCGGTGATAGCACAGATCAAAAGTCAAGGCGATCTTTATGGATTCAGAAAATTAAACTTGTGCGACCAGACTCTCCTATCAGTTCTAACTCTAGGCTATGTAATTTACactttgaaaacaatatatgtaaacaGGGATCTATTCCAACTAAACTAAATCTGGCTACACCGAGGAAAATAGTGTTACCTCGCAGACCTTTAGTGCGCCATTCTGAGGTTGAGAACACTGAAAACATTACCTGTGAGGATACCTCTTGTATCAGTATCAGTTCTTTGTCCTTAAAAGAGAGTAAGGAAACACAAACGGATCATATAGCTGGAGAGACTGTTTATGTTCAGACATCAGAAgtaaatgcaaatgataatgcAACACAGACACCGTTGAATGACAATTCAAAATGTATGAAGTCGTCTGCATCACAGACATTTGTACCAATTTTCAAGCCAGAGGCAATTGAAAATGATGATGAAAAGACTAGATACTATACAGGGTATCCAAATTATGCAACATTTCTACTCTTTTTTACTACTTTCTGTAAGTATGGAGCAGAAAAGTTAACATACTGGGAAGGGGGGAAAAGAACTACACTACATGCAGAAAACAGGAAATATTCTCACCCAAATACGGAAAAACCAGGGAAGAAAAGGAGTCTACGACCAGTTGATGAGTTTTTTATGGTGTGTTTGAAGTTGAGACATGGTCTTCGGCAAGAGTTTCTAGCAGATTTGTTCTGTGTTTCCGTTATGACAGTTTCCAGAACCATAAATACATGGATTAACTTTATGTTTGACCACATGCAGTCACTAATACCATGGCCATCAAGAGAACAAATTTTAAGCAATTTGCCAAAGCATTTTACAGAAATGACGCAAGTCCGTATAGTTATAGATGCAACAGAATTCTTTTGTGAGAAACCAGGTAACTTAGAGGCTCAATTTCTTACATGGAGTGAATACAAACACCATAACACTTTCAAAGTTTTAATTGGAGTTGCACCAAATGGTTTGGTAACATTTGTGTCAAGAATTTGGGGAGGGCATGCATCAGATAGGCATATAGTACAAAAGGATGGTGACCTCTTCTTACCAAAGTTAGAACCTGGAGATGTCATACTTGCAGACAAAGGCTTCACAGTTGGGGATTTACTTCCTGCACATATAGGTCTAAATATGCCACCATTTGTATCATCTAGTTGTCAGATGAGTGTACAGGAGTTTTTTAAAACACAACAAATAGCTGCTCCTAGGAttgttgttgaaatgaaaatggaaCAAATCAAAAACTTCAAGATATTACAGTCTGTGCTACCAATTAATGAAGTTCATTTAGCTGaacaaataataatgatatgttGTGCCATGACAAACTTGTACGAACCCTTACTGAAGTGA
- the LOC117343858 gene encoding uncharacterized protein LOC117343858 gives MEDSVHEVSLSSEELTTWSKKNLQHWLSKRGLKKSGNKSTLVNRIIRTINFGESDISSDTDSSDEENNFTNLPNIKELEKWDELTTSNSPPVRVEDVHNYFLFEKNPVTGRTKHCNRQLQKSKKFSNENYIGDIQYNSVDSTSLYCVVRAKCKPSMRQKVAVTDGKVRSYYSLSVTLTKQTGKIICATCDCKAGLSGVCSHVGGLLLTVVKVRTSCTSTGCTWLEPNASLTRPLSPKRIADINFETDSTKDHAIKPFPNVYQAGPGKDPCSFFNDILKGLKLANPSSVLYRTMCASSGNIDEILSVYKPSYMYSNSVDLSSTVCQTEFREFTNNLNISDKQSESVNIATRGQSNNKNWKTMRSYLLTASNFGMVCRRQEKTPADNLIKQLRGYKPIPEGVPSLQHGRRYENTARRAYIKEHVTKCSGEVEVKDMGVYVSQQFPFLGASVDGLITCSVCGSGALEIKCPYGKNSDKWRHKTPTECAKNKSFCCEFNLSGELSLKHNHQYYYQVIGQMAVLELTWADFVIWTKKGISVERITFDENFWQSNMLFKLKDFYCHDFVAELFTERVKRGFHLYK, from the coding sequence ATGGAAGACAGTGTCCATGAAGTGAGTCTTTCTTCTGAAGAACTTACCACTTGGTCCAAGAAAAATTTACAACATTGGCTTTCGAAACGTGGTTTAAAAAAATCTGGAAACAAATCTACTTTGGTGAACAGAATAATTCGTACAATTAATTTCGGTGAAAGTGATATATCATCTGATACTGATAGCTCAGACGAGGAAAATAACTTCACAAACTTGCCTAATATAAAGGAACTTGAAAAATGGGATGAGCTGACTACATCTAATAGCCCTCCAGTGAGAGTAGAGGATGTTCATAACTATTTCTTGTTTGAGAAGAATCCAGTTACAGGGAGAACCAAACATTGCAACAGACAATTGCAGAAATCAAAAAAGTTCAGTAACGAGAACTATATAGGGGACATACAATATAATTCGGTTGATAGTACATCCCTTTATTGTGTTGTTCGTGCAAAATGCAAACCAAGTATGCGGCAAAAAGTAGCAGTTACTGATGGTAAAGTCAGAAGCTATTACAGCCTTTcggtgaccttgaccaaacAGACGGGCAAAATAATATGTGCCACCTGTGACTGTAAGGCAGGACTTTCAGGTGTGTGTAGTCATGTTGGAGGTCTTCTTTTAACAGTTGTGAAAGTGAGAACATCGTGTACTTCCACTGGCTGTACTTGGTTGGAACCTAATGCAAGTCTGACAAGACCACTCAGTCCTAAACGTATTGCAGATATAAATTTTGAGACAGACTCTACAAAAGATCATGCAATAAAACCATTTCCTAATGTATATCAGGCTGGTCCAGGTAAAGATCCATGCAGTTTTTTCAATGACATATTGAAAGGGTTAAAGCTAGCAAATCCATCTAGTGTGTTGTACCGCACAATGTGTGCTTCATCTGGAAATATAGATGAGATTTTGAGTGTTTATAAACCCAGCTACATGTACTCTAACTCAGTAGATTTGTCGTCAACAGTGTGTCAGACTGAATTCCGAGAATTCACCAAtaatttaaatatctctgataaGCAGTCAGAAAGTGTCAATATTGCAACTAGGGGACAATCTAACAACAAGAACTGGAAAACCATGAGATCATATTTGTTGACAGCTTCTAACTTTGGAATGGTATGTCGTCGTCAAGAAAAAACCCCAGCTGACAACTTGATCAAACAGCTCAGAGGTTACAAACCTATTCCAGAAGGTGTCCCCTCATTACAGCATGGTAGACGGTATGAGAATACAGCCAGAAGAGCATATATTAAAGAACATGTGACAAAATGTAGTGGGGAAGTTGAAGTGAAGGACATGGGTGTTTATGTCAGCCAACAATTTCCATTTTTGGGTGCAAGTGTCGATGGACTTATTACATGTTCTGTGTGTGGCTCAGGTGCTCTGGAAATAAAATGTCCATATGGCAAAAACTCTGACAAATGGAGACATAAAACACCTACAGAATGTGCAAAGAACAAATCGTTTTGCTGCGAGTTCAATCTAAGTGGTGAACTATCTTTAAAACATAATCACCAATATTACTATCAAGTCATTGGACAAATGGCTGTGTTGGAACTTACCTGGGCAGATTTTGTTATCTGGACAAAGAAAGGAATCTCTGTTGAAAGGATAACATTCGATGAAAACTTTTGGCAGAGTAATATGTTATTCAAGCTTAAAGACTTTTACTGTCATGATTTTGTTGCAGAGCTTTTCACTGAACGCGTTAAACGTGGTTTCCACCTATATAAATAG